In a single window of the Drosophila miranda strain MSH22 chromosome XL, D.miranda_PacBio2.1, whole genome shotgun sequence genome:
- the LOC108158377 gene encoding uncharacterized protein C18orf19 homolog A translates to MATMSQLTRLIGHGAQQRTFARFLTHSLTTKSNTRCLFGGSNWSVRNRDLAPPHCTTTPATRYLQSPCLFTRSRSLGHKSTQPTPAPVATNKTNSNASSTTATDLFGDAASKGLFAKFRHMYKQYWYVLIPVHCVTSIGWFGGFYYLSKSGVDVPSLLQYVHLSETIIEKVQSSDMGHYAIAYLCYKVATPLRYALTLGGTTVSIKYLVQRGHIKPIPSKNELIKMYEDKKATRASAKADKAEKDGNK, encoded by the exons ATGGCAACCATGTCACAGCTCACACGACTCATTGGGCATGGCGCGCAGCAGCGCACATTTGCTCGCTTTTTGACGCATAGCTTGACTACGAAATCCAACACAAGATGCCTTTTCGGTGGCAGCAACTGGAGCGTGAGGAACCGCGACCTAGCACCACCTCATTGCACGACAACGCCAGCTACACGCTACCTGCAAAGCCCGTGTCTATTCACAAGAAGCAGAAGCCTTGGTCACAAGTCCACACAGCCGACGCCAGCTCCAGTTGCCACCAACAAGACGAACAGCAACGCTTCATCCACAACGGCCACAGACCTCTTTGGGGATGCAGCAAGCAAGGGGCTGTTCGCAAAGTTCAGGCACATGTACAAGCAGTATTGGTATGTGCTGATCCCGGTCCATTGCGTGACCTCGATCGGCTGGTTCGGCGGCTTCTACTATTTGTCGAAGAG CGGAGTGGATGTGCCCTCGCTGCTGCAGTACGTGCATCTTAGCGAAACCATTATTGAGAAGGTACAGTCCTCGGACATGGGACACTATGCCATCGCTTATCTGTGCTATAAAGTGGCTACTCCATTGCGATACGCTCTCACGTTGG GCGGCACGACGGTGTCCATCAAGTATCTGGTGCAACGGGGACACATCAAGCCGATTCCCAGCAAGAATGAACTGATCAAGATGTACGAGGACAAGAAGGCAACGCGAGCTAGTGCCAAGGCGGACAAGGCTGAGAAGGACGGGAACAAATGA
- the LOC108158350 gene encoding uncharacterized protein LOC108158350: protein MLQLPRPSRSTLHCGLAALVTVLLMTWVRPLGVLFLGLLSYWLYWTRCSFRIVLTPEVRSKLESWGRRADDWRRNSPSMFCAVSTGCLATLAVLGHIISGSTVVLTLLVLSALVSTKYNFKLLKIEHKVQDFQWSEKLNYNNLEAEVEDEFLPDVNESNLFVLERASDVATISSPTDVEEEDERSDDIPSELLIPDVIPEIDEHSTDEDDELAPLAQQRREGASVSSLAANPKRGQSDASSSSDMDFRKGHFKRDSSLSTTSSEESLSKGLQFPDHTTVDAGGGPQLRQLTSGPAHQISDPASELVALAVKSQAQALLASSGKLLPSLVSGLVQWGAGGNNAVEAVDAGSQQQQQRRIVTALDSSDESDFEILETDDFK, encoded by the exons ATGTTACAGCTTCCCCGTCCATCGCGGTCGACGCTGCACTGTGGTCTGGCCGCCCTGGTTACAGTCCTGCTAATGACCTG GGTTCGACCCCTTGGAGTGCTCTTCCTTGGCCTTCTCAGCTACTGGCTGTACTGGACGCGCTGCAGCTTCCGCATCGTACTTACGCCCGAGGTGCGCAGCAAGCTCGAGAGTTGGGGACGGAGGGCAGACGACTGGCGCAGGAACAGCCCGAGCATGTTCTGCGCGGTGAGCACTGGCTGCCTTGCCACCTTGGCCGTGCTGGGCCACATCATATCTGGTTCCACGGTGGTGCTGACGCTTCTAGTGCTGTCCGCACTGGTCTCCACCAAGTATAACTTTAAGCTGCTGAAGATAGAGCACAAGGTGCAAG ATTTCCAGTGGTCAGAAAAGCTCAACTACAATAACCTGGAGGCGGAGGTGGAGGACGAGTTCCTGCCCGATGTGAATGAGTCGAATCTGTTTGTTCTGGAACGGGCCAGCGATGTGGCCACCATCAGCTCACCCACCGATgtcgaggaggaggacgagcGCAGTGACGACATACCTTCGGAGCTGCTCATACCAGATGTGATACCCGAGATTGATGAGCACTCCACGGACGAGGACGACGAGCTGGCCCCGCTCGCCCAGCAGAGGCGGGAGGGGGCTTCTGTCTCCTCTCTGGCAGCCAACCCCAAACGGGGCCAGTCGGATGCCAGCTCCTCCTCAGACATGGACTTCCGCAAGGGCCACTTCAAGCGCGACTCTTCGCTGTCCACCACCTCGTCGGAGGAGAGTCTCTCCAAGGGCCTGCAGTTCCCTGATCACACCACCGTCGATGCCGGCGGCGGACCCCAGCTGCGGCAACTCACCTCCGGGCCCGCACACCAGATCTCTGACCCGGCCAGCGAGCTGGTGGCTTTGGCCGTTAAAAGCCAGGCCCAGGCGCTACTGGCGAGCAGTGGCAAGCTGCTGCCTAGCCTTGTCTCCGGCCTGGTGCAGTGGGGAGCAGGTGGCAACAATGCTGTGGAGGCCGTGGATGCTGGGTctcagcaacagcagcagcggcgcatAGTCACCGCCTTGGACTCGTCCGACGAGAGTGATTTTGAGATACTCGAAACGGATGACTTTAAGTAA
- the LOC108157696 gene encoding uncharacterized protein LOC108157696 isoform X1, with protein sequence MDSTRKAMEKLLAEVEQSQTQSQEGTETTATTPTETTTISGPNTPSQHSPDALSGASSNNSIGSRFHIDGQPILAPLMTETKRSDLQLSKHMALQLEKKLETVRVPGGQEDSENIGNAYTPMGARRVVPLLQQTKTYIFDQPPSTIKMPQRPQSLGIEVTDAEDTKDAKIPTILVNPPTPQQQELQPGDLTSLGCSVLTVHNRRLNNITNRILHFERSGLGKMLPSTSTEPATVIWHGQDMEYDTSAKPSLTQTLSSLTIKLNNERAGAGRCTVQRSRSFTLEEPSQVLVEHMQRTADAEARALAHFQRETVESKAKRVSRSPKSRNSIPSRGCLRMRPVSPNKQEQPPRQVMEMLLQDQPNLDQEIDLMIERTLNDHKVAANNVDWLRNYLRTHRDRFNQLVQYQHDERLRMQEEFERQQKFLINQICAEVDLSVYRDGLSKQVTVYTSTQSLQQHLASSSQGDELISSSMATTSGATCTSPSNTITISPTVLSPRTPDDSYGSVPMVDICIPNLPPPQHSSRKCLFGTGEGLPKSVSLSSDYEPQPLSGTSAPSTPRSGEMPLRNSNLSNSKRPAVSALAPRTRTASNAQKSNNGRASLGPGSTKGLVQRVVGGGGGSVGRAGPKKTPPGSGNGAATRTHSTARRLPSRALPQGQQQGSASTARKTTSTPTRGRNEEEETAAASRITAGVRGYLVRRLFRTEQVQRVVQTIRDTLIFVLNLHLETYGTSLDEEEEPGNIRLKARLLQQLCSASRTLHLIFFQTSVKERMEIISRDRKRIRTKLLAMHLKQR encoded by the exons ATGGATAGTACTCG AAAGGCAATGGAGAAGCTGTTGGCAGAGGTCGAACAGAGCCAGACCCAGAGCCAGGAGGGGACTGAAACCACAGCCACGACCCCAACTGAGACGACTACCATATCCGGTCCCAACACACCCAGCCAACACAGTCCAGATGCCCTCTCTGGAGCGAGTTCTAACAACAGCATTGGCTCTAGGTTCCACATCGATGGTCAGCCCATTCTGGCGCCTCTG ATGACGGAGACTAAGCGGAGCGATTTGCAACTGTCTAAGCATATGGCCCTTCAGCTGGAGAAGAAGTTGGAAACGGTCAGAGTCCCTGGAGGCCAAGAGGATAGTGAAAATATCGGCAATGCTTACACCCCCATGGGAGCACGGCGAGTTGTCCCGCTTCTGCAGCAGACGAAAACGTACATCTTTGACCAACCTCCTAGCACCATCAAAATGCCGCAGCGTCCCCAGTCCCTCGGAATTGAAGTGACAGATGCTGAAGATACGAAGGATGCCAAGATACCCACCATCCTGGTGAACCCGCCCACCCCTCAGCAGCAGGAGCTTCAGCCGGGGGATCTCACGTCGCTTGGCTGTTCAGTGCTGACGGTCCATAACCGCAGGTTGAACAATATCACAAATCGTATCCTCCACTTTGAGCGGTCGGGTCTGGGTAAAATGCTACCATCTACGTCGACCGAGCCGGCAACTGTGATATGGCACGGCCAGGACATGGAATACGACACAAGTGCTAAACCCTCCCTGACACAGACCCTGTCGAGCCTTACGATAAAATTGAATAACGAAAGAGCCGGTGCTGGTAGATGTACCGTTCAACGATCGCGATCGTTTACACTGGAAGAGCCGTCCCAGGTGCTTGTGGAGCACATGCAGCGCACGGCGGATGCAGAGGCCCGAGCACTGGCCCACTTTCAGCGAGAGACGGTAGAGTCAAAGGCAAAGCGGGTGAGCCGCAGTCCCAAAAGCCGCAACAGCATCCCGAGCAGAGGCTGCCTTCGGATGCGTCCCGTCAGTCCCAACAAGCAGGAGCAACCACCACGCCAGGTGATGGAAATGTTGCTTCAGGATCAACCGAACCTGGACCAAGAAATCGACCTCATGATCGAGCGCACCTTGAACGATCACAAGGTGGCCGCCAACAATGTGGATTGGCTGAGAAATTACCTCCGGACCCACAGAGACAGATTCAACCAGCTGGTTCAGTACCAGCATGACGAGCGCCTGCGCATGCAGGAAGAGTTTGAACGCCAGCAGAAGTTCCTCATCAACCAGATTTGCGCGGAAGTAGACTTGTCGGTCTATCGCGACGGGCTCTCCAAACAGGTGACGGTGTACACCAGCACCCAGTCACTGCAACAGCATCTGGCCAGCAGCTCGCAAGGCGATGAGCTCATTAGCAGTAGCATGGCCACCACAAGTGGTGCCACCTGCACGTCGCCGAGCAACACAATAACCATCTCACCCACAGTATTGTCGCCGCGCACCCCAGACGATTCGTACGGTTCCGTACCTATGGTAGACATCTGCATCCCTAATCTCCCTCCGCCCCAACACTCCTCTCGCAAGTGCCTTTTCGGGACAGGCGAGGGGCTTCCCAAGAGTGTGAGTCTGAGTTCCGACTATGAGCCGCAGCCACTGTCCGGAACTAGTGCTCCGAGCACGCCGCGCTCCGGCGAGATGCCTCTGCGCAACAGTAATCTGAGCAATAGCAAGCGTCCAGCAGTCAGCGCTCTTGCGCCCCGAACCCGGACAGCATCCAATGCCCAAAAGAGCAACAACGGCAGAGCCAGCCTAGGACCGGGATCCACCAAAGGTTTAGTCCAGCGCGTCGTGGGTGGCGGTGGAGGAAGTGTCGGCCGCGCCGGTCCTAAGAAGACTCCCCCAGGAAGCGGCAATGGAGCCGCAACAAGGACCCACAGCACTGCCCGCCGTCTACCTAGTCGTGCTCTGCCCCAGGGGCAACAGCAGGGTAGCGCATCAACAGCTAGGAAGACAACGTCAACGCCCACGCGCGGACGCAAT gaggaggaggagactGCTGCGGCCAGCCGCATCACTGCCGGTGTGCGGGGGTACCTCGTGCGCCGTCTCTTTCGCACAGAGCAAGTACAACGTGTGGTCCAGACCATACGCGACACCCTCATCTTTGTTCTTAATCTGCACCTGGAGACATACGGCACCAGTCttgacgaggaggaggagcccgGCAACATACGCCTGAAGGCGCGTCTCTTGCAGCAG CTCTGTTCGGCAAGCCGCACTCTGCACCTGATATTTTTCCAGACGAGCGTCAAAGAGCGCATGGAGATAATATCAAGGGACCGCAAACGCATCCGAACCAAGCTCCTGGCCATGCACCTCAAGCAGCGCTGA
- the LOC108158366 gene encoding tRNA methyltransferase 10 homolog A — translation MEATEQSQTPLQPAVLSLNNCPGTTPSTPQSKNQLKKQKKLAEFAELKKLRRERERQRKKQKRREAKEQGLPVRVGPSRKELKRRQVASAENGLATFSVAIDLDYDDLMQERDIAKCVKQCLRIYTINRRSAQPGRLHFTGIKRNGHIHECFKKNDGWENWNVEYHFDRTHADLFEKQKLVYLTCESDKLLDKVQPDCTYVIGGLVDHNHFKGLCHSRATEAGLTTARLPLSEHVDMKTRAVLSTYHVFELLNKVAAGQDWTSAILETIPLRKGAKAKTTTNEQELDANSESETETQVDLKADS, via the exons ATGGAGGCCACGGAACAGTCCCAGACGCCGCTGCAGCCGGCAGTCCTCAGCCTAAACAACTGTCCCGGAACTACGCCCAGCACCCCGCAGAGCAAGAACCAACTGAAGAAGCAGAAAAAACTGGCCGAGTTTGCGGAGCTCAAGAAGTTGCGtcgggagcgggagcggcaACGCAAGAAGCAGAAGCGTCGGGAGGCTAAGGAACAGGGATTGCCCGTGCGAGTAGGACCCTCGCGCAAGGAGCTGAAACGGCGCCAGGTGGCCAGCGCGGAAAACGGGTTGGCAACCTTCAGCGTGGCCATCGATCTGGACTACGACGACCTAATGCAGGAGCGGGACATAGCCAAGTGCGTGAAGCAGTGCTTGCGAATCTACACTATTAACCGACGGAGTGCGCAGCCGGGACGCCTCCACTTCACGGGGATTAAGCGGAATGGACACATCCACGAGTGCTTTAAGAAAAACGACGGCTGGGAGAACTGGAACGTGGAATACCACTTTGATCGCACCCACGCCGACTTGTTCGAGAAGCAGAAGCTCGTGTACCTCACCTGCGAGTCCGACAAACTGCTGGACAAGGTGCAACCCGACTGCACCTACGTTATTGGCGGCCTGGTCGACCATAATCACTTCAAGGGCCTCTGCCACTCCCGGGCCACGGAGGCGGGCTTGACCACGGCCCGCCTGCCGCTCAGCGAGCATGTAGACATGAAGACGCGCGCCGTACTTAGTACCTACCATG TGTTCGAGCTGCTTAACAAAGTGGCTGCTGGCCAGGACTGGACCTCGGCCATTCTCGAAACGATCCCATTGCGAAAGGGCGCCAAGGCCAAGACGACGACCAACGAGCAGGAGCTGGATGCCAACTCAGAGTCAGAGACCGAAACCCAGGTCGACCTGAAGGCGGACAGTTGA
- the LOC108157696 gene encoding uncharacterized protein LOC108157696 isoform X2: MDSTRKAMEKLLAEVEQSQTQSQEGTETTATTPTETTTISGPNTPSQHSPDALSGASSNNSIGSRFHIDGQPILAPLMTETKRSDLQLSKHMALQLEKKLETVRVPGGQEDSENIGNAYTPMGARRVVPLLQQTKTYIFDQPPSTIKMPQRPQSLGIEVTDAEDTKDAKIPTILVNPPTPQQQELQPGDLTSLGCSVLTVHNRRLNNITNRILHFERSGLGKMLPSTSTEPATVIWHGQDMEYDTSAKPSLTQTLSSLTIKLNNERAGAGRCTVQRSRSFTLEEPSQVLVEHMQRTADAEARALAHFQRETVESKAKRVSRSPKSRNSIPSRGCLRMRPVSPNKQEQPPRQVMEMLLQDQPNLDQEIDLMIERTLNDHKVAANNVDWLRNYLRTHRDRFNQLVQYQHDERLRMQEEFERQQKFLINQICAEVDLSVYRDGLSKQVTVYTSTQSLQQHLASSSQGDELISSSMATTSGATCTSPSNTITISPTVLSPRTPDDSYGSVPMVDICIPNLPPPQHSSRKCLFGTGEGLPKSVSLSSDYEPQPLSGTSAPSTPRSGEMPLRNSNLSNSKRPAVSALAPRTRTASNAQKSNNGRASLGPGSTKGLVQRVVGGGGGSVGRAGPKKTPPGSGNGAATRTHSTARRLPSRALPQGQQQGSASTARKTTSTPTRGRNRWAGEKP; the protein is encoded by the exons ATGGATAGTACTCG AAAGGCAATGGAGAAGCTGTTGGCAGAGGTCGAACAGAGCCAGACCCAGAGCCAGGAGGGGACTGAAACCACAGCCACGACCCCAACTGAGACGACTACCATATCCGGTCCCAACACACCCAGCCAACACAGTCCAGATGCCCTCTCTGGAGCGAGTTCTAACAACAGCATTGGCTCTAGGTTCCACATCGATGGTCAGCCCATTCTGGCGCCTCTG ATGACGGAGACTAAGCGGAGCGATTTGCAACTGTCTAAGCATATGGCCCTTCAGCTGGAGAAGAAGTTGGAAACGGTCAGAGTCCCTGGAGGCCAAGAGGATAGTGAAAATATCGGCAATGCTTACACCCCCATGGGAGCACGGCGAGTTGTCCCGCTTCTGCAGCAGACGAAAACGTACATCTTTGACCAACCTCCTAGCACCATCAAAATGCCGCAGCGTCCCCAGTCCCTCGGAATTGAAGTGACAGATGCTGAAGATACGAAGGATGCCAAGATACCCACCATCCTGGTGAACCCGCCCACCCCTCAGCAGCAGGAGCTTCAGCCGGGGGATCTCACGTCGCTTGGCTGTTCAGTGCTGACGGTCCATAACCGCAGGTTGAACAATATCACAAATCGTATCCTCCACTTTGAGCGGTCGGGTCTGGGTAAAATGCTACCATCTACGTCGACCGAGCCGGCAACTGTGATATGGCACGGCCAGGACATGGAATACGACACAAGTGCTAAACCCTCCCTGACACAGACCCTGTCGAGCCTTACGATAAAATTGAATAACGAAAGAGCCGGTGCTGGTAGATGTACCGTTCAACGATCGCGATCGTTTACACTGGAAGAGCCGTCCCAGGTGCTTGTGGAGCACATGCAGCGCACGGCGGATGCAGAGGCCCGAGCACTGGCCCACTTTCAGCGAGAGACGGTAGAGTCAAAGGCAAAGCGGGTGAGCCGCAGTCCCAAAAGCCGCAACAGCATCCCGAGCAGAGGCTGCCTTCGGATGCGTCCCGTCAGTCCCAACAAGCAGGAGCAACCACCACGCCAGGTGATGGAAATGTTGCTTCAGGATCAACCGAACCTGGACCAAGAAATCGACCTCATGATCGAGCGCACCTTGAACGATCACAAGGTGGCCGCCAACAATGTGGATTGGCTGAGAAATTACCTCCGGACCCACAGAGACAGATTCAACCAGCTGGTTCAGTACCAGCATGACGAGCGCCTGCGCATGCAGGAAGAGTTTGAACGCCAGCAGAAGTTCCTCATCAACCAGATTTGCGCGGAAGTAGACTTGTCGGTCTATCGCGACGGGCTCTCCAAACAGGTGACGGTGTACACCAGCACCCAGTCACTGCAACAGCATCTGGCCAGCAGCTCGCAAGGCGATGAGCTCATTAGCAGTAGCATGGCCACCACAAGTGGTGCCACCTGCACGTCGCCGAGCAACACAATAACCATCTCACCCACAGTATTGTCGCCGCGCACCCCAGACGATTCGTACGGTTCCGTACCTATGGTAGACATCTGCATCCCTAATCTCCCTCCGCCCCAACACTCCTCTCGCAAGTGCCTTTTCGGGACAGGCGAGGGGCTTCCCAAGAGTGTGAGTCTGAGTTCCGACTATGAGCCGCAGCCACTGTCCGGAACTAGTGCTCCGAGCACGCCGCGCTCCGGCGAGATGCCTCTGCGCAACAGTAATCTGAGCAATAGCAAGCGTCCAGCAGTCAGCGCTCTTGCGCCCCGAACCCGGACAGCATCCAATGCCCAAAAGAGCAACAACGGCAGAGCCAGCCTAGGACCGGGATCCACCAAAGGTTTAGTCCAGCGCGTCGTGGGTGGCGGTGGAGGAAGTGTCGGCCGCGCCGGTCCTAAGAAGACTCCCCCAGGAAGCGGCAATGGAGCCGCAACAAGGACCCACAGCACTGCCCGCCGTCTACCTAGTCGTGCTCTGCCCCAGGGGCAACAGCAGGGTAGCGCATCAACAGCTAGGAAGACAACGTCAACGCCCACGCGCGGACGCAAT cgctgGGCGGGCGAGAAGCCATAA